From the Motacilla alba alba isolate MOTALB_02 chromosome 1, Motacilla_alba_V1.0_pri, whole genome shotgun sequence genome, the window TTCAAACAGGTTTGGGATTCTCTGTATGTTTTGCTCAGTATTTCTTCTAGGGAAATCTTCTTTTCATACCCTTTCTGTTAAAACAACTTAATTGGTGCAATCCCCCAGAGTGGCTATAGCTGTACTGATCCACCGTGCTTTGACCCTGTCAGCCTAGCCATGTGGCCAGGTAACCCAGTGCACATAATTAGCACCATGAAGTGATGTGTGCATCCAGTTACTGTGAATTTGCAAGTTGATTCCAGATACGGAAACGAAACATTTCTGCAGGGAGATAAACAGGTGCCCCTGTACAATTTTACTGCCACTTGTGCAGTCTGGAATACCTGCCAGGAGAGTGTATGGGCATCTGCTCCTGAATGTGGCTCCTTCGTATTCCTTGTTTGTAAGAGGATAGTGGTCCTGTTCAGCTGGCTGTGATGGTCAGCTCAGAATGCAGTTTGCTGAAAGCTGATGCCCGAGGCCTGCCAGGGAATGGGATAGGCAAGGGTGACCTGTTGTTCAGAGCAGTTGCAGATTAATGGTGTCTGGCCAGGTTAGGGTTCTGTTAAAGTTGTAGGAGGAAAGGACTGTCAAGACAGCTTCAGGCAGAGGAAGACTGTTGATATAGGGATTGGTGCAGTGATATCCTGAACTGAGGCTGTTGAAGTGCTTTTGACTGCAGAGGTACATGTGAACAGCTGCACTGGGTCAGTCAAAGTATCCGTCCCTACAGTGCCCTGTGTCCATCAGGGGCCCATACCCAGTGCCTAGGAAATGATTTGCTGAATATCTTTGTTTCTGAATATGTTCAGTAGTACCTTCTTCAAGGTACTTCTTCTGCAGCTCAGGATATCATGTTCTTAGAGATGATTTCTTTGTATGTAATGCATCTCCAGGGATTTTTACCTCACTGAATTTATCCTTAGAGAGACTAGTAGTAATCCCTTTTGTGACAAATCTGCTGCTGTAGGGTTTGGCATAAGCTAGTGTACGGCTGGCATGTGTGGCTGTAAGGAAAGTATAAAGCCCCCCAAAGGCAAACTCCCACTAAGTCTTTGCTGTCCAGTTCTGCAGGGACAATAGACAGAACAGaagctgccactgctgtcacCTGTTCAATGTTTTTTATGTCCTGTTATGCTGTTCTGGTGCTTCTGAACTGGCCCAACAGCTAGGTATTGCATAAACACATGGGCAATATAATGGGTACgatatttggaagaaaactgTGCTCAGTTGAGTATCACACTCCAGCAGAGTGCTGTCAAGTGTTACTGATCCTGAAGGGCTTCAGAGATTACAGCCATGTAACCTTGCAAGAAGAAAGTAACTTCTCCTCAGTGCTCTGTGGATAGCAAATGAAATGAGCAGAAAAGTTAGTTCATGAAAATGTGTTATTAGTAGACCAGATTGAGGAAATCATAACTGATAGAAGCAAAGACAAGGTAATCACTGACTTCTCTAAAAGCACAGTGCTAACAGGTAAAACACAAAACCTTCCTTCCTTGCCAAACTCAAAATGCTTACAGGTGTGTTTCATGAGGACTTCTGGGATTCCTCAGCCCTTTGTCAGAGGAGTCCTGGAGAAGAGATGCACACACCCTGGAGACATCTAGTGTAAGGCCATCAGTCCTGCATTGGCACTGGAAAGTTGAAGCAGCTCAACCTGTGAAGAAAAGATTTGTTCTGCCATCTGTCTTTGGGTAAGGAGAAGCAGAGGCCACTGCTGCTCATACTTCACTGATTCCAGTTTATGTTGGTCTCCAGCAGCTGTTGAATACTGGGAAATACATTTCTGGAGTCAGTGGCATTTGACAGAAGTTGGTCTAAGGGAGGTATATGGAGAGGTGGCATTCCTGGGTGGGGTGACTATATTGTGCATTCCATTGCAAAAGAGTAGCGTCTCCTGGTGAATATTGATGGCAGCAAAACCTTAGCCAGCAAGCCTCTCAACACTGTTTTGGGACTGCTCTCAGGTTCAAGCCATTGCTCTGTTACTGTCCAGAGTGATTAGTTCAAGTACATAGCTCAAGTACACTGTTTGAAAAAGTTCCCCAAGCCCCCCTGCCTAACCTTTTGCTGTCTCATCATTTGAGATAGATGATGGTTGCTGGAGCCTAAAATAGAAGTATCCAAACCAGCTTAGCTGACAGGTACAAAAAATATGTACAAAGCAATCAACCTGCAGCCCAGTCTCTCATACAAAGACTGAGCCTTGAAATACAGGGCAGTATTGTTAGTATTCTAGTTTGGGaatgttttgctggttttacaTTGTCTTAAAAGTTTAATGTGGATGACACAGGCAGGTGCTGCAAACTTAGAGGCTAGTGGAAGAAAGGCTTGTCCCTGTTTGGGACAAGTAACCAGCAGGGAGGTTGGCAGTGATATTGGCCAAGAGTTTGTTTGGAAAGGGAAGTTATCTGAGGCTCTCTGGAGCAACTGTCTATATTGCCAGAGGGCTGCATGATCTCTTAGGTAAGAATCTCAGCTCACTGGCCTCCATACTCTCAGGACAGCTCAATAGGCAGTATGTAGGTCCATGGTAAATGAATCCAAGAAATGCGGGATATTCTTATTTGTCGATTTCATTCAGCAATGCAGTATTTCTAGTTCCTGCAGTGTTCCTTTTGTATATACTCTGTGGCTGTGGTGATTCTTGTTGGGAGGGTCTCCTGAATCCTTATGATAACACGTGATGTAGATCCTGCTGCTAATGTATCTGGCTCAAGCATTTGTACAGCTAATCACAAATAAGGAAATGTGTGAGAGAAGGGTAAGGACGAACCCTCTTCTGAAGGTGTCTTAATCCTGGAAATGTTAATCAGAACAGAGCAGAATCTGTGGTTGAATCCTAGTGGTGATGCTGTGATGCTGAAACTTCTGAGATGagaaaagagagcagagcagTTGTCCTGAAGCTAACATTTGAAGGATCAGTTGGATCCAGGGTGAGAAGTTTTGGACAAATAGTCTTAGAACATTTGAAATGGTTAGATAAATTTGTTTAATCAGAGGCTATTGGACATAGATGAAATAGGATATTTGGGGGTTTTCCATTGTTTTTAGTTAAAGCTAAACATTCAGCTTCTTTGAAGTATTTCTCTTGGTTCTGTGTACATAATTCATTACCTTCTTTATAGCAGTGAAGTTAGGTCCTATTTTAAGCAGTTGTTCTGCTTTAACTAAGAAAGGCAGTTAAAATGCCACAAAAGTTACTGTGTGAAAAAAGTTCTAGATgcctttttttccagtgtgtaGGTCTGATCTTCAAAGATGCTGATAAAATGAGCTAAAGCTAAATTGAATGTAACTTCTCATCTTATTTGAAAAGTTTATGTAAAGTAAGAactggaaaacatatttttggaTGGTTTGTTCAGCTCTGCATTGTAAGAGCAGATGAaatgacaattaaaaaatttggaagcattacattatttttacttctattttttgTAAAGCAATCCTAAaattgctgtcattcctgtagATAGCTTTCTGTTCAGTACCAAATCTTTTAGAAGTACAGCAGAATACAAAATTATGATAATGACGAGGATACTGAAACTGTGAAGAGCTGTGTTGCATCTTGTGTTTGAATGGGTGTTGTGTGCAGGAACACTGCAAAAGATTCTCCTCAGCTTTCATTTGAAtatgaggaggaggaggaggaaaaacaggATGCAGATAGAGATCGAAAGTAAATATGTTGAAATCTTGAAATCAGGGCACATCCTAAGTCAAGCTgtcactggaacagattgcccagggaagctctgGATGCCTCATCTCTGAAGGTGTTTAAGagcaggttggatggagctctgagaaacctggtctagtgaaaggtgtcacTGTCTGTGGGGTTGGAACTTGAtaatctttaaagtcccttccaaaccagatgattctatgatcctaCAAAGTCCTGCCAGCTGTACCTGGCTGCCAAGACTGTATTTCAAAGCTTTCAGTGTCCTCTGAGGCATCCTCTTTTGTGAGGTCCCCCATAACAGGGTAACACCATAGATTACTTGGTTTGGCAAAACAACCTCCATCTGTTTCCCACTCCCCCTTCAGTCACTCTTCTATTGAAATATTATATTTTCCGTGGCAGTTTGGAAGTGGTAGAAATGTACTTGTCAGTTCATCCATAGTGAacttttttccttggaaagatGGACTTTACTGTGTATGATAAGGCTGACTGTGCCAATCCTGTTAGGTGTGTCCAGTTACTCAGCAGAGACAAGACTGGCACATGGCATTGTGCTCTTGTGTCTTGAATGGTGTCAGCATGTCTTTACTGTTAAGAACCTGTATAGTACATTTCTGTGCTGAACTGCACTGCTGCACTGCATGACAGGCACTGGTTGGAAATTCTGTGTTACTGCACAGAAGCTGACTTAAAGGGTCAAAAATAGGGTTAATATTTGACCTGCATTAACAAtgatggattattttttttctcaaaaggcAGTATCATTGTCAAAATGCAGTGTGTTGCATTGTCTTGGTTATTACATAGTGGAGAGATTTTGAGGGATGTGAGATTTATTCTGTCAGTGAGAATAGCTTGGTCTAGTTTTTGGAGCATACAGAGCAAAAAGTGAACCTTACAATGGAAGAACATGCTGCTACAGAACTGGAGTCTGGTAGACAGGACAGCTCTAGCACTGCAGTTCGTGTCCTTGCCTCACAcatgcctgcagccctgcttgggGCAATTTCAATTCTGAACTTTAATGTTCTTTtaacttgtttggtttttgctggttggttggtttgtttgttttaaagcaaagcTTCTCAAATCAGTTCTGTGGCACTGTTTGCTGGTCACCGCAGTATTGTGTTCCACCATGCCCAGGCTGAGATtgcctcccagcccctcagaACTCACCTGAGGGCAAACCTATTTGTGAATTGAGCACTGCAGGATCAGACCCTACAGCAAACCCAAGGCTGGTCTTCGGAGATGTCAATTTCCTCACCATTAGAGATGCTCTCAAAAATGTTAGTGGATTCATACAGTTCAATTTTAATCTTCACAGTTCCATATACACCATGGTTATATGTAAAcatgtgctctgtgtgtgcctgcaaTATAGCACACACCAtacattttgtttgctttaagaTTTAAAGGCAGCATTTGCTTTGTTGAAGTCTGAAGTCAATAAAACTAAGAACTAATGTTCTTTAGTGCCATGACTTACTGCTGCTCCATGAAAGCCTGGTTGCTCACCTTAATCACAGTATGATGGTAAACTAATGGCATCTCTTAGCTGACTCTCAAGTCCAGCATTTCTCATCAATTTTCATTCTTAGTATAGCTCAGGCAGCACTCATAGtgtcaaaaagaaataaatgcttcaGCCAGATGGATTTATTTAGGGCAAATTGACTGTCTCATTCTGGCACTATATATTAGTGCTTAAATCAGTGCATTAGCTCTTaagaaaaagcaagaggaagaaCAAACGTGAAATAGATTTTGCCTGGAGAAGGCTGCCCTCCTTGCTAGGAAATGTTGAGGTACAATAGTTTAATGCACTCATAAGACATACAAAGTACTTCAATGTTGGCTGGTTTCTGTTATGTCTTGAGTGTAACCTGTGCCATGACTCATTCAGCACCATGTTCATCAGTGGTGCAGCTTCAAATAGAAACCCTGTTCTACTGACATTTATTTATCTAATTTACAGAAGAGTTATACTAGATTAATgatcttatttatttaaaaccagGATTTGAGAAAAATAGTGTAGATTTATATGAAGAAAGTTTAGAAATTTCTAAAATTCTATGCAGTAGAAGTGTATCAGAAAATACCTAGTGGAAATAAAACAGCGTGGCAGTATGCTTCTAAAATTGCTCCCCTAAGTTCTTGAAGGATTTAGAAGAACAAGAACAATTATCAGGAATGCTTAGTAGGCAGACCTGAAGCAAAACACCATGGCAAATTCCATGTCCAGTTAAGTCATGAATTATGCCAAATAATCATACGTGATCTTTGTTGTAGTTTGCTTGTTGTTCTGATAGCTCTGATGGTTTCAAGGCGTCAAAGGTTTTTGGGTAGTTAGGGTATCATTTCTACTCTTTCGCAAAATACTCAATTAGAATAGATGATCTTAACATTGTGGTGTTAGGATTCCATGACTGTGGTTGATTCAGTAAGTTGCTGTGATCTCTAACagctctgattttttaaaaggaatccCGTAACTTGTCTCAAAACTGTGAAGACAAACACCACAGTGACTCCAACTATAAACAAAGTCTTCAgtgatttctgctttctgtaggaACATatttaaacttgttttttcttattcCGTTATTTAAGAGATGATAAATTGGGAATAAGTAGAGTACAGCTGATGCTAGCAAGATAAATGAAATTTACAATACTTGTTTCCTAGAACTAGCTGATCAATTATGTGCAAAAAGTGTTAAGCTGCGAGAGGAGAAAGTAAAATAGTTGGATAAGTATCTTTCctgtttaagaaaaagaaataaaacactttgGTGGTTGCTAAGTGTAAGTTTAAATTGGTGTGTCTCATGTATATGTTTATGCTACAGCTATTTGGGTTCTTCATGCATGTGTATCTTACTTTCTGAATATTGCAGTTCACTAGATAATGCTGACCTTAGAAGATCATGGTCTCTGTAAGCCATTCTGATTTGACTTAGAGTATGTTACTAAATTTTTGATTTCTGAATACCTAAGTTAGGCACCATCAACCTTAAAATATACTGGCATCCTTTGCTTCCCCCTTCAAAATCATGTGGATTTTGAAGTAAAATCATTTTCTTCCCATTAAGAGTAAGACAAAAGAATGGTGATGGTCTGGAACTTATTTTTCTGTACTGAGACTTTACACTAGGTGGCATGCAAGGAAAGCCAAAATCACAAACCTGTCTTAAAATCACTGAATTTAAAATCTCAGACTcgttttgggatgtttttgcCTTGTCTTTTGATGACTTTTAAATGTCTTTACAGGTTGAAATGTCCTCTTGCTGGTACAAATAAAAGATTTCTTATTAATACCATCAAAAACACGTTGCCATCTCAAAAAGAACAGGACCAAGAGCGTGAGCAAAAGGAAGATGATAAGGAGTCTGAGccaaacaaaagcaggaaagaagaaaaaccaaagaaacGCAAAATTCACCCGTATACACCCAGCTTTCAATCCAGAAGGAGGGTCAGCTACTCTCCTCCAAGGCACCAAAGCAAGAAGCAGCACACAAAGGATAAACGTGAAAAGCGATCAAGCAAGCGATGAGGAAAGTGACAAGTATATGTTGTTACAAGTCAGGAATGTCATTGAGTATAGGAAAGCAGAGGTGTCTCAGTTTTTCAAGAAGAGTTGATGTTCAGACTTGAGTTTTGAACCAAGTTGACTGTGTGAGAAGTAACCTTGAGGTAGCTTTAGAAACTTTTCTTTGGGACCtttaagagaaaagcaaagtacAGCATAACACTTTCAGTTGTTTTAGAACAGGCATTCCCTTTACTCCATTCCTCTCTCCCCTTCTGACTAAGCCTAGAGTCTTGGTGATGGAGTGTGATACATGTGTCACTGTCTAATACAAATCATTTAGTCATGTCACTCTTTTGGAAATAAATCAAGCAGAATTCTATTTATTGTGTGAAGTTTGCAGAACTTCTTTGCTGCTAACCAATAAGGAAGTTTTGCTTATTTGGGTTAGAATCtagaagaagagaaagctgGCCAGTGCCTGGCCAAGCATATGCATTTTGTATAGACTATAAGAGATTGCTGTCTTTAatataaaaagaacaaattaaaattgggcaatgctggttttgctttccaggagGGACTGCTGGGAAATACTGATTTTGCTTGTTAATGTATATTCACAAACCTATCATAGATAACAATAAACATTACCCCtaaaaagctgcagctgcaataATTGTCTCTGTTTAGACTTCCCTCTGTAAGGAAGTAGTTGGAACAGTCTGTTGTCATGGTGCTTTCAAAACAAACCCTGAAGACGAAATTTCCATCTTTTCTGTCTACTGCTAGAAAGTTTCCAAGTAAATATGTAATACTAGAAATACCGAGGTGATGCTTAAACTCAAATGCTCACTTTCCAAGCCTGTGTGACAATTCTGTAGTGGTGCAGTTCTTAAACTTGTGACCATGAGCACAAATGATACATACTGGCATCCTCTATGTCTCACTTCTGTTTGTGTTACATTAACAAACTCCTACgtgaaatattttgtattttactgtTCTCGGAAATAACTGTTTTCACCATGGGTTTGTTTTTGAGTGTGTTGACAATAAAATCGAAAATGTTCGTCGGAGGTGCCGTGTCTTGAATGAGGCGTGCCCCAGTGagggcgggcggagcggcgcTCCCGGCCCGTCCGCCTTGAGTCAGAGCAAGAGTGCCACCTATAGGCGTGTGCCGCCCCTGCGCGGAGCTGCCCCTCCCGAGCTCCTGCCGGCTGCGGGGCAGGGACAGAGTGGCGGTCTGCTCTGCCTGGATTGTGGTGCATGAACTGGGAATTGCTCCTCTGACTAGTGGGAAAGTAGAAATACTGGTGCTGAGCCCTCTGGAGACTGCCAGGGTCAGCATATCCGGTGAAGTGGGATACTTTCGACGTTTCCCCAGAGGAGTTATGTACATGTCCTCTTTTCCCTGCAAAACCCACAGCACTAAAATAGAATTCTTAGCCTTTCAGAAAATTTACAATTATTTAAGTGGGATCAATGAAAAGGTAGTACCTTTGGAGAATATAAGGACTGTCTTCAGTGTAAATAAACAGATGGTGTTTGCGGTCCTTATTTTGCTGAGTACAGTCGCTGTTGTGCACTCCTTAATAATCCCTTTTGGAAGGACAGCAGCCATAACACGGGCTGAgttctgctgcagtgacagtgctgtATGGATGTGACTTTGAAGCAGAGAATTCATTTCACTATTGGTCAGAATTTGGCCTGGAGATGTTCCACAGAAAAAATTTTTGTGAATTATTGCTGGTCTGGCTTGTGCTGGTATATGCTGTCTTGAGAGATTTCAGTTCTCAGACCTTCAAACATCACTTTTGGATAAGGGCTGTTGTTGATGCTATATTAATTTATGCCAGGCTTTCAGGTAGGGAAACTGATTAGAGCATGCTCTCAAAATTAGTCTGGATTGCTGATAATGCTTGCATACTGGAAATGTTCAGCTAAAGGATCTGACGTGACCTGCACTGATAACTGGAGA encodes:
- the POLR1D gene encoding protein POLR1D isoform X1 yields the protein MEEDPELERKAVEELLKEAKRGRTRAETMGAMGWLKCPLAGTNKRFLINTIKNTLPSQKEQDQEREQKEDDKESEPNKSRKEEKPKKRKIHPYTPSFQSRRRVSYSPPRHQSKKQHTKDKREKRSSKR
- the POLR1D gene encoding protein POLR1D isoform X2, with translation MGAMGWLKCPLAGTNKRFLINTIKNTLPSQKEQDQEREQKEDDKESEPNKSRKEEKPKKRKIHPYTPSFQSRRRVSYSPPRHQSKKQHTKDKREKRSSKR